TTATATATAACATCCCATTATCGGAAATCGTTTATGATTTCTTTGATACACTCAAATCCAGCACAAAAGGATATGCTTCGTTCGATTATGAAATGATCGGATACAAAGAAAGTCGTCTAGTGAAAATGGATATCCTTCTCAATGGTGAATCCATCGATGCTCTCTCAGTGATCGTTCACAGAGACTCAGCCTATGAACGAGGAAAAGCCATCGTCGAAAAATTGAAAGAACTGATTCCAAGACAGCAATTTGAAGTTCCGATACAGGCTAGTATCGGCCAAAAAATCATTGCACGTTCCACGATCAAAGCCATGCGAAAAAACGTGCTTGCTAAATGTTACGGCGGGGACATTACCAGAAAGCGTAAGCTTCTTGAAAAGCAAAAAGAAGGGAAGCGTCGTATGAAAAGCGTGGGCAATGTGGAGGTTCCTCAAGAAGCCTTTATGTCAGTGCTCAGTATGAATAAAGATGACTGATGACTGCTTTTCATTCAACTGAATGATCATATCGTAAAGGTCGCAGTGAACATCTGCGGCCTTTTTCTCACACTTCACAGGCATGTTTAAGCCTTCTTAGAAGTAACGTAAAATAAGTGCTATCAGGCTTTCGCAATTGGCTAAGCAAGAAGTCAACTTTTCTTTACTTATATGGCTACCCTGAAAATATGTTTACTTTTTCGGATTGGTGCGAAATCATTCAGCTTGAGCGTCTCTGTTATTGTTTATGTCACTATAAGGTTAACGTACAGGATAAGCTCTTCGGCTTTTTTGAAAATTGCCGTTTGTCAATGAAGTTTATCGAAGAGGAGGAATCATAATGGCATCTGCCATTTATCTGCACATTCCATTTTGTGAACAAATCTGTTACTACTGCGATTTCAATAAATTTTTCCTGAAGAATCAGCCTGTGGACGAATATATCGCAGCACTTCGTCAGGAAATTCAAATGTATGCTGCACAACATCATCCTGAAGAACCGATTACATCCATTTATATAGGCGGAGGAACGCCAACTTCGATTTCGACAGATCAGTTAGCGCAGGTTATCGAAGGCTTGTCAGGTGCATTTCCGTTGTCGCCGGATGCTGAAATTACAGTAGAGGTAAACCCGGGCAGTTGCAGCGATGAAAAGATGGCGATGCTGAAAAAGACGGGTGTAAACCGGCTGAGTATCGGAGTTCAGACCTTTGACCCCGAGCTTTTGAAGGCGATTAATCGCGATCATCATCCAATCGATGCAAAGAAGACGGTGGAACTTGCACGCTCACATGGGATAAACGACCTCTCTGTTGATTTGATGTTCGGTTTACCCAATCAGACCATGGAACAGTGGAACGATACGTTAAAACAGGCATTCGAGTTGCCGGTCACTCACATAAGCGCTTATTCATTAAAAGTCGAACCGAAAACCGTATTTTATCAGTGGGAACGTCAGGGGCGTCTCGACAGACCCACGGAAGATCTTGAAGCAGATATGTACAATCAGCTGGTTTCAGGAGCAGTTAACGCGGGTTTTCAACAGTATGAAATCAGTAATTTTGCCAGAGGGCAATATCAAAGCAGGCACAATCTTGTGTATTGGAATAACCAGGAATATTATGGGTTCGGAGCAGGTGCTCACGGATACTTGAACGGTGAACGATACGCAAATCATGGTCCGCTGCCAAAGTATTTAAAAGCAATGGAATCAAGGGAGCGGCCCACGCTTCACGAGCATCCTGTACCCCTTCATGAACAAAAAGAAGAATTCATGTTTATGGGTCTTCGGAAAATCAGCGGGATATCGCTTGAAGAATACCAGTCGCGCTATGGTGAACAAGTCGCAGAGACTTTTCCAGGAGTGATGGATGAATTGGTCAAAGAAGGATTGCTTGTGATGGATGAGGATTCGGTCCGGCTGAGCAGTGAGGGCAAGCTGCTTGGAAATCAGGTGTTTGAAAAATTTCTGCTCGGGAATTAATCGTGAGTGGTGCTCTGATTGATATTCTTTAAAAAACAAGCTGCAGGCGTTGACAAACTGAATCCTTCTCTGATAACTTATAGTATAGATTTAGCACTCAATAACACCGAGTGCTAACAGGAGGGTTGCGCGATGCTGACAGAGCGTCAATTATTGATATTAAAAGCGATTATCGATGATTATGTGTCAAATGCTGAACCGGTGGGTTCAAGAAGTATTTCAAAACGTGATGAAATCAGCTTCAGTCCAGCGACAATCCGTAATGAAATGTCCGATCTTGAGGAATTAGGATTTCTTGAGAAAACGCACAGTTCATCCGGACGCATCCCGTCACAAAAAGGATACCGGCATTATGTGGATTACCTCTTGAAACCGGGGCAGCTCTCCGAGAATGAAATGCTCAATATTCAGGACGTATTGACAAGCCGATTTTTAGAGCTTGAAGAGGTGGTGCAGCAGTCGGCCAAATTGCTTTCGAATTTGACCAGTTACACCTCCATCGTTCTTGGTCCGGAAGTTTTTGAATCGAAATTAAGACAAATTCAAATTATCCCGATTTCAGAAACACAGGCGGTTGCGATTATCGTGACTGATTCCGGGCATGTTGAGAATCAGACTGTTCACTTTCCTGAACGGGTCAATGCGCAAGACCTTGAAAAAGTGGTCAACATTCTGAATGAGCGCCTTCGTGGCATTCCTTTGTACAGATTGAAAGATGAACTTGCAAAAGAAGTCAAACATGTCTTGAAAAAATATGTTCAAAGTCATGACACGATGCTTCATGTATTTCAGGAAGTGTTTCATCAGCACAACCGAGAAAAGATCTTTTTCAGCGGAAAGACGAATATTCTGAGCCAGCCTGAATTTCATGACGTCGAGAGGGTCAGGAAGATATTAAATATTTTCGAAGAAGATCAGCTCGTCAGTAAACTGTTCAGATCCGAACAGGCAGGACTGTCGATCCGCATAGGTGAAGAAAATCACTTCGCCCCCTTTGACGATTGTACAATCATCACAGCCACATATGAAGCCGGTGGCAAACATCTGGGCACAGTGGGTATACTCGGGCCAACTCGTATGGAATACCCCCGGGTTATCGGCATTCTGGAATACCTGTCAAGAGACCTGTCGAAAAAACTCTCAAATGATTATGACAAATCATGACTACATTGCACGATTTGAAGGAGGTGAAATGGGTGGATAATAAAGAAAACCGAGATACTGTTGAAGAAGTCGAGGAAGTGGACGATGTGGAAATCATTGAACCAGAAGACCCGGCAAGCATTGATGAAGAACCCGTTTCGGAAGAGGCGTCAACTGCTGAAGAGGAAGAAACGGTTTCCCGGCAGGATTATAATCAATTGAAGGATGAACTTGATGATATGAAAAATAAATTACTCCGCACACAAGCAGATTTTGACAATTTCCGTCGCAGAACAAAGATTGAGCAGGAAACGGCAGCCAAATACCGTTCTCAGCGTCTTGCTGAGGAAATGCTTCCTGCAATCGATAACTTTGAAAGAGCGCTTGAGATTCAACCGGAGAACGATGATACCAAAAGCCTGTTGAAGGGTGTGGAAATGGCTTATAACCAGTTGCAGCAAGCTTTGGAGAAAGAGGGAATCACTCCGATTGAAGCTGTGGGACAACCATTTGACCCGAATCTTCATCAAGCCATCATGCAAGTGGAAGAACCGGATTATGAATCCAATATCGTGGTTGAGGAAATGCAACGCGGTTATCAACTGAAAGACCGTGTCATCCGACCATCTATGGTAAAAGTTAACGCATAATCATTAACAATTAGGAGGAATGTAACAATGAGTAAAGTAATTGGTATCGATTTAGGGACAACGAATTCATGTGTAGCTGTGATGGAAGGTGGAGAAGCAACGGTCATTGCAAATGCCGAAGGTTCCAGAACCTCGCCGTCTGTTGTATCATTCAAAGATGGAGAGCGCCAGGTTGGTGAAGTGGCCAAACGACAAATGATCACCAATCCAAATACAGTCTCCTCCATTAAACGTCATATGGGCACAGACTATAAAGTTGAAATGGAAGGGAAGTCTTACACCCCACCTGAAATTTCTGCCATTATCCTTCAAAAACTGAAAGCCGATGCCGAGGCGTATCTTGGTGAAACCGTCACGAAAGCAGTCATTACTGTGCCGGCATATTTTAATGATTCTGAACGTCAGGCAACAAAAGACGCTGGTAAAATTGCCGGACTTGAAGTTGAGCGGATCGTCAACGAGCCGACTGCTGCAGCATTGGCGTATGGCATGGACAAAGAAGATGATCAGACCATTCTTGTCTACGACCTCGGTGGCGGTACGTTTGATGTTTCGATCCTTGAACTTGGGGATGGATTTTTCGAAGTAAAAGCCACATCAGGTGACAACCGCCTTGGCGGGGATGACTTTGACCAGGTCATTATCGACCACCTTGTTGCTGAATTTAAAAAAGAAAACGGCATTGATCTGTCACAAGATAAGATGGCCCTGCAACGACTTAAGGATGCTGCTGAAAAAGCGAAGAAAGATCTGTCCGGGGTTACAAGCACGCAAATCAGTCTGCCGTTTATCACCGCTGATCAGGCTGGACCAAAACACCTAGAATTAACATTGACCCGTGCGAAGTTTGAAGAGCTATCCAATCACCTGGTTGAGAAAACCATGGGACCTCTTCGTCAAGCCATGAAAGATGCAGGTTTGAGCCAAGGTGAAATCGATAAAGTAGTTCTCGTTGGTGGATCAACACGTATTCCTGCAGTTCAGGAAACCATCAAAAAAATCACTGGTAAAGATGCTCATAAAGGGGTTAACCCTGACGAAGTTGTAGCTCTTGGTGCCGCCATTCAAGCAGGTGTCCTGACAGGCGATGTGAAAGACGTTGTGCTGCTTGATGTAACGCCTCTTTCCCTAGGTATCGAAACAATGGGCGGTGTCTTCACGAAACTGATCGAACGTAATACAACGATCCCTACCAGCCAGTCTCAAGTATTCTCAACGGCTGCAGATAATCAACCGTCTGTTGATATTCACGTCCTGCAAGGTGAGCGTGAAATGGCAGCGAATAACAAGACACTAGGCCGGTTCCAATTGACAGACATTCCACCGGCGCCGCGCGGTGTGCCACAAATTGAAGTGAGCTTCGATATTGACGCCAACGGGATTGTCAATGTCCGTGCGAAAGACCTTGGAACAAATAAAGAACAATCCATCACCATTACGTCTTCCTCCGGACTATCTGAAGAAGAAGTAGAACAAATGGTAAAAGAAGCAGAAGAAAATGCTGAAGAAGATAAAAAACGTCGCGAAGAAGTTGATCTGAAAAATGAAGCAGATCAGTTGGTCTTCTCAACAGAAAAAACATTGAAAGACCTCGGCGAAAATGTCGATCCAGAAGATAAAGAAAAAGCTGAAACTGCCAAAGAAAAAGTGAAAACAGCCCTTGAAGGGGAAGATATCGAAGCGATCCGTACGGCAAAGGATGAACTTCAGGAAATTGTAACTGAACTAACCACAAAGCTTTATGAGCAGGCAGCGCAGGCGCAACAGGCAGAGCAAGAAGCGCAAGGGAATGCACAGGATGGAAGTGCTGACGACGATGTAGTTGATGCAGATTATGAAGAAGTCAACGACGAAGAGGACAATAAGAAAGAATAGCAATCAAACAAAAGTCAAAGTCAGGGTCCTCTTGGCTTTGACTTTCTGTTTTGCTGTGAAAGACTGTTGCTGAATATCAGCCTAGCGTGATAGACTAATCGTTATGGATTAAATACGGGAGTGAGATAATTATGAGCAAGCGAGATTTTTATGACGTGCTTGGCGTCGACCAGAATGCTTCGGAACAGGAAATAAAGAAAGCCTACCGCAAGCTTGCCAGAGAGTATCACCCGGATGTGAACAAAGCGGATGATGCGGAAGAAAAATTCAAAGAAGTTAAAGAAGCCTATGATACGTTAAGTGACTCTCAAAAGAGAGCTCATTATGATCAATTCGGACATCAGGATCCGAATCAGGGATTCGGAGGAGCCGGAGGAGCCGGAGATTTCGGAGGATTCGGTGACATCTTTGACATGTTCTTCGGCGGAGGCAGACGAGATCCAAATGCCCCAAGGCAAGGATCAGATCTCCAGTACACAATGAACCTGGATTTCAAAGAAGCTGTGTTTGGAAAAGAGACAGACATTGAAATACCAAAAGAAGAGACCTGTTCTGATTGCAGTGGCTCAGGGACAAAATCCGGAGCGAGCCCTGAGACCTGTTCTGAATGTAAGGGCGCTGGTCAGTTAAATGTGGAACAAAACACACCGTTTGGCCGTGTGGTTAACCGTCGTGTTTGTACCAAATGTCAAGGTACGGGTCAGACTGTTAAAGAAAGTGATAAATGCGCCAAGTGTGGCGGAAAAGGTAAAGTAAAAAAACGTAAAAAGATTCATATTAAAATTCCGGCAGGCGTGGACACCGGTCAACAGATCCGCGTGAGTGGTCAGGGTGAACCAGGTGAGCGCGGGGGGCCCCCAGGAGATCTTTATGTTGTATTTAATGTCAAATCCCATGAGTTTTTCAAACGGGATGGTGATGACATTCACTGTGAAATGCCGATCACCTTCCCACAGGCTGCCCTTGGTGACGAAGTGGAAGTGCCGACTTTAAACGGTAAAGTTAAATTGAAAATTCCAGCCGGTACACAAAACGCCACACATTTCCGCTTAAGAGGCAAAGGGGTTCCGAATGTACATGGCATGGGACAGGGTGATCAGCATGTTCAAATTAAAGTCGTTGTGCCGAAAGTACTCTCTGATAAACAAAAAGATTTGCTTCGGGAGTTTAATGACGAATCTGGAGACGAAATGCCAGACGAGCAATCACAGAATTTTTTTGAAAAAGTAAAGCGAGCTTTAAAGAACTTCAGCTGATCAATGCAATTTTCGATGAATAAGGCAAGGAGGGTGATGAGATGAACTGGTCCGAGATTTGTATTCATACTACGCAAGAAGCTGTGGAACCCGTCAGTCATGTTCTCCATGAATCTGGCGCAAGCGGTGTCGTGATTGAAGACAGGGAAGATCTTTTCAGGGAATGGGAAACTAAATTTGGTGAAATTTATGATTTATCTCCGGATGACTATCCGGAAGAAGGTGTCCTCGTGAAAGGATATCTTCCTGTGAACAGCTTCCTTTCGGAAACGGTGGAGCAAATTAAATTGTCAGTGAATCATCTCTCTCAGTTTAATATTAATCTGGGTCAAAACAAGGTTACGGTCAGTGAAGTAAATGAAGAAGATTGGGCAACTGCTTGGAAGAAATATTACAAGCCGGTAAAGGTGTCCAGACGGATTACGATCACACCGACATGGGAAAACTATCAACCGGTACATGATGAGGAGCTTGTGATTGAACTCGATCCAGGTATGGCATTCGGAACAGGGACACATCCGACAACGGTCATGTGTATACAGCTGCTTGAACAGTGTGTAAAAGAAGGGGACTTGGTAACGGATGTAGGCTGTGGTACAGGGGTACTCAGCATTGCAGCCGCTAAATTAGGTGGGACCCAAATCGACGCATTGGATCTCGATGAAGTAGCAGTGCAATCTGCAACGGTTAACAGTGAATTAAACAAAGTGGATCAGCGGGTGCAGGTTCGAAAAGGGAATCTGCTGGATAATGGCAGATCCGGTCAGGATGTGATTGTTGCCAACATTCTAGCAGAAGTGATTGTCACATTCACAGAAGATGCCTTCCGTCTCACGCGCCCAGGAGGAACCTTTATCGTTTCCGGGATCATCGGTCAGAAACGTGACATGGTCAAAGATGCATTAAAACAAGCAGGATGGCGAATCTTAGAGTCGCTGGAGATGGAAGACTGGGTTGCGATCAGAGCCGAGAAGCCCGTCGGAGGAGCGTGACCCTCATGCAACGATATTTTTTGGCAACAGAGAATTTCAAGGGAGATCTTGTCCGTTTAACAGGCGATGAAGCACATCACATTGCCCGGGTGATGCGGATGGCTGCAGATGATCAAATTATCTGCTGTAATGAATCTGGCAAAAGTGCGATTGTTGAACTTACTCAAGTTGAAAAAGAAGAAGTTTATGGCCGGATCAGACAATGGTTGGATGAAAATAGTGAACTTCCTGTTGAAGTGACGCTTGCCCAGGGTCTGCCCAAAGGTGATAAACTGGAGATGATCATTCAAAAAGCCACGGAGTTAGGTGTAACTGCGATAACACCTGTTGCCATGGCGAGGTCAATTGTTAAACTGGATCCCAAAAAAGCAGCTAAAAAGCAGGAAAGATGGAAAAAAATCGCTAAAGAAGCAGCAGAACAATCGCACCGTCAACGTGTGCCAGAAATCCAATCGGTTCAAACTTTGAAAGAACTCATCAAGCAGGCCGGCCCTTTTGATCTTGTGCTGGCTGCATATGAAGAAGAGGGGAAATCGGGGAATCACGAGGGTTTACCAGAGCTTTTGTCAGGCGTTCAAGAAGGAAGTCGTATTCTGTTTGTCATTGGACCAGAGGGCGGATTTTCATCGGAGGAGATTGTCATGCTCAAAGACGCAGGCATCTTTCCAGTATCTCTGGGACCACGAATTTTAAGAACAGAAACAGCTGGCCTTTATTCTTTGTCTGTCTTGTCCTACCATTTTGAATTATTGAGGTGAATGATATGCCTAAAGTGGCATTCCATACGTTAGGTTGCAAAGTGAATCATTATGAGACGGAAGCGATTTGGCAACTTTTTCAGACTGAAGGGTATGAAAAAGGTGAGTTTGATCAGATTGCTGATGTATATGTGATTAATACTTGCACCGTAACGAATACGGGTGATAAAAAAAGCCGGCAGGTGATCCGTCGCGCAATCCGGAAAAACCCCGATGCCGTCGTATGTGTAACAGGATGTTACGCACAGACATCTCCAGCGGAAATCATGGCAATACCAGGCGTTGATATTGTGGTTGGTACGCAGGACAGGCATAAAATGATTCCGTACATTAAAGAATTTCAGGCTTCCAGAGAACCGATTAATGCAGTAGGTAACATCATGAAAGCCCGGG
This Salisediminibacterium beveridgei DNA region includes the following protein-coding sequences:
- the dnaK gene encoding molecular chaperone DnaK; translation: MSKVIGIDLGTTNSCVAVMEGGEATVIANAEGSRTSPSVVSFKDGERQVGEVAKRQMITNPNTVSSIKRHMGTDYKVEMEGKSYTPPEISAIILQKLKADAEAYLGETVTKAVITVPAYFNDSERQATKDAGKIAGLEVERIVNEPTAAALAYGMDKEDDQTILVYDLGGGTFDVSILELGDGFFEVKATSGDNRLGGDDFDQVIIDHLVAEFKKENGIDLSQDKMALQRLKDAAEKAKKDLSGVTSTQISLPFITADQAGPKHLELTLTRAKFEELSNHLVEKTMGPLRQAMKDAGLSQGEIDKVVLVGGSTRIPAVQETIKKITGKDAHKGVNPDEVVALGAAIQAGVLTGDVKDVVLLDVTPLSLGIETMGGVFTKLIERNTTIPTSQSQVFSTAADNQPSVDIHVLQGEREMAANNKTLGRFQLTDIPPAPRGVPQIEVSFDIDANGIVNVRAKDLGTNKEQSITITSSSGLSEEEVEQMVKEAEENAEEDKKRREEVDLKNEADQLVFSTEKTLKDLGENVDPEDKEKAETAKEKVKTALEGEDIEAIRTAKDELQEIVTELTTKLYEQAAQAQQAEQEAQGNAQDGSADDDVVDADYEEVNDEEDNKKE
- the hrcA gene encoding heat-inducible transcriptional repressor HrcA — its product is MLTERQLLILKAIIDDYVSNAEPVGSRSISKRDEISFSPATIRNEMSDLEELGFLEKTHSSSGRIPSQKGYRHYVDYLLKPGQLSENEMLNIQDVLTSRFLELEEVVQQSAKLLSNLTSYTSIVLGPEVFESKLRQIQIIPISETQAVAIIVTDSGHVENQTVHFPERVNAQDLEKVVNILNERLRGIPLYRLKDELAKEVKHVLKKYVQSHDTMLHVFQEVFHQHNREKIFFSGKTNILSQPEFHDVERVRKILNIFEEDQLVSKLFRSEQAGLSIRIGEENHFAPFDDCTIITATYEAGGKHLGTVGILGPTRMEYPRVIGILEYLSRDLSKKLSNDYDKS
- the grpE gene encoding nucleotide exchange factor GrpE, with amino-acid sequence MDNKENRDTVEEVEEVDDVEIIEPEDPASIDEEPVSEEASTAEEEETVSRQDYNQLKDELDDMKNKLLRTQADFDNFRRRTKIEQETAAKYRSQRLAEEMLPAIDNFERALEIQPENDDTKSLLKGVEMAYNQLQQALEKEGITPIEAVGQPFDPNLHQAIMQVEEPDYESNIVVEEMQRGYQLKDRVIRPSMVKVNA
- the dnaJ gene encoding molecular chaperone DnaJ, translating into MSKRDFYDVLGVDQNASEQEIKKAYRKLAREYHPDVNKADDAEEKFKEVKEAYDTLSDSQKRAHYDQFGHQDPNQGFGGAGGAGDFGGFGDIFDMFFGGGRRDPNAPRQGSDLQYTMNLDFKEAVFGKETDIEIPKEETCSDCSGSGTKSGASPETCSECKGAGQLNVEQNTPFGRVVNRRVCTKCQGTGQTVKESDKCAKCGGKGKVKKRKKIHIKIPAGVDTGQQIRVSGQGEPGERGGPPGDLYVVFNVKSHEFFKRDGDDIHCEMPITFPQAALGDEVEVPTLNGKVKLKIPAGTQNATHFRLRGKGVPNVHGMGQGDQHVQIKVVVPKVLSDKQKDLLREFNDESGDEMPDEQSQNFFEKVKRALKNFS
- the hemW gene encoding radical SAM family heme chaperone HemW encodes the protein MASAIYLHIPFCEQICYYCDFNKFFLKNQPVDEYIAALRQEIQMYAAQHHPEEPITSIYIGGGTPTSISTDQLAQVIEGLSGAFPLSPDAEITVEVNPGSCSDEKMAMLKKTGVNRLSIGVQTFDPELLKAINRDHHPIDAKKTVELARSHGINDLSVDLMFGLPNQTMEQWNDTLKQAFELPVTHISAYSLKVEPKTVFYQWERQGRLDRPTEDLEADMYNQLVSGAVNAGFQQYEISNFARGQYQSRHNLVYWNNQEYYGFGAGAHGYLNGERYANHGPLPKYLKAMESRERPTLHEHPVPLHEQKEEFMFMGLRKISGISLEEYQSRYGEQVAETFPGVMDELVKEGLLVMDEDSVRLSSEGKLLGNQVFEKFLLGN
- a CDS encoding 16S rRNA (uracil(1498)-N(3))-methyltransferase, which gives rise to MQRYFLATENFKGDLVRLTGDEAHHIARVMRMAADDQIICCNESGKSAIVELTQVEKEEVYGRIRQWLDENSELPVEVTLAQGLPKGDKLEMIIQKATELGVTAITPVAMARSIVKLDPKKAAKKQERWKKIAKEAAEQSHRQRVPEIQSVQTLKELIKQAGPFDLVLAAYEEEGKSGNHEGLPELLSGVQEGSRILFVIGPEGGFSSEEIVMLKDAGIFPVSLGPRILRTETAGLYSLSVLSYHFELLR
- the prmA gene encoding 50S ribosomal protein L11 methyltransferase, encoding MNWSEICIHTTQEAVEPVSHVLHESGASGVVIEDREDLFREWETKFGEIYDLSPDDYPEEGVLVKGYLPVNSFLSETVEQIKLSVNHLSQFNINLGQNKVTVSEVNEEDWATAWKKYYKPVKVSRRITITPTWENYQPVHDEELVIELDPGMAFGTGTHPTTVMCIQLLEQCVKEGDLVTDVGCGTGVLSIAAAKLGGTQIDALDLDEVAVQSATVNSELNKVDQRVQVRKGNLLDNGRSGQDVIVANILAEVIVTFTEDAFRLTRPGGTFIVSGIIGQKRDMVKDALKQAGWRILESLEMEDWVAIRAEKPVGGA